AGGCATACACGCCGGGAAACCGTACCGTCCGCTTGTCGAATTCCTTGAAAAGAACAAAGAACAGTTCACCGGCAAAAAGAGGTCGCTTTTCCTCTCATGCATGTACGGTGATAAAAAGGGCGAGGAGCAGCTTAAAAGGGTCTCCGCCCAACTCGGTATCAGCGACGCTTCATTCTTTGTGGGAAAGGATGAAAAGAATGAAGAAGGGTTCGGAGCGTCCGTAGACGCCTTCATAAAGGAGATGTCCAGAAGATGAACGCGGACCCCGTTCATCTTATCATCATACTATATGTCATCTTGAACGGCGTTTCGTTCTTACTCTTCGGGGCGGATAAAAGGAAGGCAATAAAGGACAGATACAGGACCAAAGAATCGACCCTGATCATTTCCGGGATGGTCGGTCCTTTCGGTGCTCTGGCGGGGATGAGCGTTTTCAGGCACAAGACCAGGAAAATGAAATTCAAGATAATCTATCTGTTTCTGATCATACACCTGGTCCTGATCCTGTTCCTTATTCAGAGGTTCCTGATCTGAGCAGGCGGTATGTTCTGACGTCGGTGTTGATGTTCTTATCGCCCAGAAGGAGGACCCTGCTGTCCTCCCTTTCTTTAATTATGGACATCCCAGTGACATCTCCCAGCTGCGATGAGAAATCTTTTATTTCCTCGAAGGACGGCATTGACGTAAGCGAAAGTCTCTGTCTCGACGCGCCGACGAATACGTATCCTTTAGGTTCTATAAGGTCTGGGTCAGCTCTGATATCCAGCTTCCCGTACTCGTCCGCCCATCCGAAATTAAGGTCCTTCACCAGCGTATGTCTTATCACCGTCCTGGTATCGAGGGAAGGGAGCACGTCGAGCGTCCGCATCAGTCTGCTCCATCCGTCGCTTATCTTCGGTCTGCAGACCTTTTTGTATATCTCTTCGTTCGGAGCGGCTACCGTCACATACAGCTGCCTCGGCAGTTCATCCAGAGACGCCAGCTGGTCCGGGTATGTTCCGTTCGTTACCAGGAACGTCGTCATATTCCTTCTGTGGCATTCTTTGATGAAGTCCGACAGATAAGGATAGGTTATCGGTTCCCCCGCAAGGGATATCGCGACCTGATCCGGGTTGGAGGCTTCTTCGAACATCTCCCTCGGGCAGCGGGAATCTCCTTTGAACCCCGATATGAGAAGCCTCTGGTGGGCTATCAGAGCATCCAGCATCTCTTTGGGCTCCGCCCATTCTTCTACTTCGAAGTCCCTTTCCTGCACCCTCCAGCAGAAACTGCACTGCTGGCTGCATTCGTTTATCGCCGGGGTCATCTGCAGGCACCTGTGGCTCTTGATGCCGTAGAAATCCTGTTTGTAGCAATGGCGGCCGTGTATCATACTTTCCTTCAGCCAGTGGCAGAGCTTCACCGCCGCGTGGTCTTTATAGAGACGGTACTGCTGCTTCACCAGCAATTCCTTGTATGATTCGTCCATTCGATCCCTCAGAAGTCAAGCAGTCTGCTTTGCGGTTTCCCGTTCGTTGCAGGAGCGGGTCTTTCGGAAGGTCCCTCATCCCTTTCGGGAGGGGCGGATACGGCCTGTTTTACAGGTTCCGGCGCTGTCGGGTAAGCTTCTTTTACGATCTTTGAGTCTATCTTTGAATTCAGAAGCAATCCGAGTTCCTCGGGTTCTAGACACATGTCCTTTGCAAGCATCGCTCTGAACTCCGGATCGTTCATCGCGATCTCTTTCAGCGATCCCAGGATATCCGTGTCAACTCTTTTTGTGGATGTGTGGAGGGAACATGCTATTTTGTAGGATAGCGAAGATTTCAGCGCCCGCGCCGTTTTCGACCTTGACATCTTCATCAGGTACTGCGGGAATCTGAGCCTGCCGTCGGACGTCCTGCCGCCGATCCTCGATGTGGAAACGCCGGCGGTCATCATCACGCTCGCGTACGACCACAGCCCGTAATACTGGCGCCTGCTGACCCTTCCCAGGAATACGTCCGCTCTGGAAAGCTTCCCGTATCCTCTTACCAGGTCGCCGTGGTCCTTGTACTCGTACGGAAGGTTCTCGTCCACCCAAAGCATGGCCGTCTCCGGGTCCACATCAGTGTCAGACAGCGCCCTGTATGCACCGAAGGGATCATTGCCTCTGAACATCCTTTCCAGCACGGAATACATGTCCTTCTTGGCGAACCTCTCCTGCAGGCTCTCAGCGGAGGATACGTCAATGAAGTCCCGCCCTTGGGAAAGGGCTTCAAGGTCCCTTACCGCCGCCCGCATATCTCCGTTAGAGTTCTCGGCGATCCTCATAAGAACAGTATCGTCGGCGGTGACGCCTTCCGAGAGCGCTATCTTCTTCAAAGCGCCGGCGATGGATCTCGCGGTCGGTTTTCTGAATGTTATCTGAATGGTGTCCGTTTTCACGGTCGAGCTTTTTTTTGAGAGAGCATAGAAATCGTTGACTATCAGGATGACTGGCTGCTTTGTCGTTTTTATGAGCTCATTGATCACAGGCAGAGCCCCTCTGTCGGCATTTCCGAATAAATTATCAGCTTCGTCCAGGATGATGAGCTTTTTTCTGCCTTCTTTGTTACTTTTGTACTCCTCATCCATTCCCAGCGAGTTGAAGTAAGATCCTCTTAAAGCCACTTCTTTGATAACGGCGCCCGTTCTTTGGTCGGAGGCGTTCATCTCTACCATATCCCACCCCTTCTCGTTGGCCAGAGCTTCGGCGGACGATGTCTTGCCCACTCCCGGTGATCCTATCAGAACGACGGCGCGTTTCTTGGGCATGCCGTTCTTCCATGATTCCGCCCATTCCGCCAGTTCCCCCGCCGCCGAGGGGTTGCCTATGACATCCGAAAGTTTCTTCGGCCTATACTTTTCAGTCCAGTCCTCGGTCATGGCGCATCACTCGGCGGTCTTCGGCGGCATGAAAGCCAGAACAACCACTTCCATCGCCTGCATGAAGTAGACGAATAAGGATGTTATCACGAACATCAGCGTCATAAGGAGGGATTCATCCATTCCGCTCTTTATAAAGAACATGAACACGGATATCATGAGGAATATGGCTCCCCTTTTCCATTTCTTGAAATACAGGTGGCCGAGCCCGTATATGCTGTACAGCCCGGTGCCAAAGACATCCGGCATAAATCCCAGAACCCCCGGCACGAGGGCGAGGATCAGCCCTACCCATCCGTATT
This sequence is a window from Candidatus Methanoplasma cognatum. Protein-coding genes within it:
- a CDS encoding DUF1294 domain-containing protein, yielding MNADPVHLIIILYVILNGVSFLLFGADKRKAIKDRYRTKESTLIISGMVGPFGALAGMSVFRHKTRKMKFKIIYLFLIIHLVLILFLIQRFLI
- a CDS encoding replication factor C large subunit, with product MTEDWTEKYRPKKLSDVIGNPSAAGELAEWAESWKNGMPKKRAVVLIGSPGVGKTSSAEALANEKGWDMVEMNASDQRTGAVIKEVALRGSYFNSLGMDEEYKSNKEGRKKLIILDEADNLFGNADRGALPVINELIKTTKQPVILIVNDFYALSKKSSTVKTDTIQITFRKPTARSIAGALKKIALSEGVTADDTVLMRIAENSNGDMRAAVRDLEALSQGRDFIDVSSAESLQERFAKKDMYSVLERMFRGNDPFGAYRALSDTDVDPETAMLWVDENLPYEYKDHGDLVRGYGKLSRADVFLGRVSRRQYYGLWSYASVMMTAGVSTSRIGGRTSDGRLRFPQYLMKMSRSKTARALKSSLSYKIACSLHTSTKRVDTDILGSLKEIAMNDPEFRAMLAKDMCLEPEELGLLLNSKIDSKIVKEAYPTAPEPVKQAVSAPPERDEGPSERPAPATNGKPQSRLLDF
- a CDS encoding flavodoxin domain-containing protein; this translates as MTNKAVVYSSKLGKTKKIAAYIAKELNADLFDLKKQTAINLSEYNHIIFGTGIHAGKPYRPLVEFLEKNKEQFTGKKRSLFLSCMYGDKKGEEQLKRVSAQLGISDASFFVGKDEKNEEGFGASVDAFIKEMSRR
- the twy1 gene encoding 4-demethylwyosine synthase TYW1 — translated: MDESYKELLVKQQYRLYKDHAAVKLCHWLKESMIHGRHCYKQDFYGIKSHRCLQMTPAINECSQQCSFCWRVQERDFEVEEWAEPKEMLDALIAHQRLLISGFKGDSRCPREMFEEASNPDQVAISLAGEPITYPYLSDFIKECHRRNMTTFLVTNGTYPDQLASLDELPRQLYVTVAAPNEEIYKKVCRPKISDGWSRLMRTLDVLPSLDTRTVIRHTLVKDLNFGWADEYGKLDIRADPDLIEPKGYVFVGASRQRLSLTSMPSFEEIKDFSSQLGDVTGMSIIKEREDSRVLLLGDKNINTDVRTYRLLRSGTSE
- a CDS encoding zinc-ribbon domain-containing protein, with translation MRYICPECGSEIPEDSEFCHSCGRKKDNTIRLDQAGNFIPPETDICASCGAKMSPDDMFCRSCGQPLSRTQMVVFRPRMVKYGWVGLILALVPGVLGFMPDVFGTGLYSIYGLGHLYFKKWKRGAIFLMISVFMFFIKSGMDESLLMTLMFVITSLFVYFMQAMEVVVLAFMPPKTAE